The Elaeis guineensis isolate ETL-2024a chromosome 5, EG11, whole genome shotgun sequence DNA segment AACCAAATGGGGCTGTCTGGAGTTGCTCTTTGTTTAAACCCAAATTATGCGCTCCACCAACATGTTCATGTGAAgcgaaaaataaaacaaaagcgCCGGAAGAAGATAAACGAAAAGAAAGAATGTGATACTTGACGCTGGCTATGCCACCTCTCGAGAAAAGAACAATCCAACTTGCTTGGTCTGCCCGTCTCCCATCCAGCTGGATCGCAGGATGCGAAACATTTCAATATTTTCGACGGGGTGGAGCCGAGCCGATTCGACTCCAATTGGAAGACTTCGGAAAGGGTCCGGTCTCTTTTTAATAATGGACAAGCCACTAACCAAAGCATTGGACTAGCGAAGCCGAGCACCAGTCCTTTACTCCTTTCTCTCTCCGTGCCTCCTTTCTCTCTCGAAGTCAAAACCACAAGCACATTCTAGTCTCATGGGCTCCACTGCCTCGCCGCCCATCCTCCCCCTTTCCGCCGGTCAGCCCGCCTCCTTCTCCGCTGCCGGCGCCGCCTCCACCGCTGCTGGCGCCGCTTCCACCGCTCCATCTCAACCCCAGCGTTCCGTCGCTTCATCTCCCGCTCTCCGACTCCATCCGCCGCTCCCTCGCCAACCGCCGTCCCTGGTCGGAGCTCATTGACCGCTCCGCCTTCTCTCGGCCGGACTCGGTCTCCGAGGCTGCCTCCCGCGTCCGCAAGAATCTCTCCTACTTCCGTGTCAACTATCTCGCCCTCCTTGCCGCCGTCCTCGCCCTCTCCCTCCTTTCCCACCCCTTCTCCCTCCTcgtcctcctctccctccttgcCGCCTGGTGCTTCCTCTACCTCTTCCGCCCCACCGACCCTCCGCTTGTCATCCTTGGCCGCACTTTTTCTGACCGGAAACCCTCGGCGCCCTCGTCCTCCTCACCATTCTCGTCGTCTTCCTCACCTCTGTCGGATCCTCCTCATCTCAACCCTCATGGTCGGAGCCACAATCGTCGCCGTCCACGGCGCCTTCCGCGTGCCCGAGGACCTCTTCCTTGACGACCAGGAGCCAGGTGGCGCCGGCTCAGGCTTACTGTCCTTCCTCGGCGGAGCCGCCGCCTCTGCTGGCCCTGCTGTTGGCGTCTGATCTGGATCTGACGGTTGTCTCGGTTGCGATCGTTGAGGTTTGTTACTTCGGTTATCCTCTGCTCCTTCCCTTACCTTCTATTGATCCTGTGGTAGGTAAGAGAAGATATTCTTGGATAACTAGggtttaatattaattaatatatccTCGGATAAGTTGGATTGGGAGAGATATAGGACTCTGGATTCATGTAACTGTTTTTGGATGATCAATGCTTACAAGTTGTTCTCTCAATGTATCGATGGCTTTGTTTCAGATCTATAGAAGAATCTTtgctgattttaatttgatttattcttTTGTTGTATTTCTTATCAAGAAATTATGTTTCCTTATGCTGATTTACTGTGGTTGTTCTGTGGGAATTAAGATTAGATCTGGCTGTTTTGTGTCACTTGCTCCTCTCAGATTCATCTTTTaataccatttatttttatgaagaTCTGATGATTAATGACTGGCAATTTCAGATCTGGGAACGGTGATAGGAATTTTAATTATCGTTTCTGggactttaattttagatcttgatgTATCTGGTGTACAGGCTGTTGTGTTTTGCTGatagatgaaaaattttcttggaatttatataattttgtaaAAGTTTCGTGGTATTTGCTCAAGTTTTTGTGACACTGCCGACACTTTTTCTGCTGTCTGTTTGACATATTATTGATAGGGCCCTGTCTTTTATTGTGGTAGTAATCATGGCCTTCTTATTGGTATAATTTTTTAGTGCAAGGGATTTGTTTTTAACTCTGGGTTGTGAAATCAGAAGATTCCTATGAAAATCACTTCACAAAAATTGTTGTTTGTATCATACCTACTGTTGTATTGTCACTTTTACTGTTACGCAAATGACTGAGGACATTTTAGATACTTGATGATCATTTAGGTTTTACGAGTCATAAGACATCTAGTGAACATAGGCTTGGAAACGTATGTGAGGGAGTTGTGAATGACTATCTGTTTTAGTATAAGCGGAAGTTGAAGTTTTTTAGTACATTATGATGTCCGGTGATTGTCAAGGAAAAGGGACTCCAAATTATGATGCATCAGTGACTAATTATGTTTTGAGTTTTTTAGGTATAATTGTGTTCTGCTATTCTGTTTTGACTATATTGCAACTTATTTTGACTTTAATATGGATTTATGTTGTGGAAACTGCTGCATGGATGCTTCTGTAACTTTTGTTAGTTAAGTAGTTCTCTTCTGGTAAGTTTCTTACAGGAGTTGATGTTGAGTTAATCAGTTATGGCATGTGGGTTGTTATCTTGCGGCTACTTATATTTCTTATTCATAACCTGAATGATACTTTctaatattgattttaaaaaGAAGCTGTTGAGCCAATCAATGATCTCTTAGATACTTGTTTACAAGTCTTCCATTTCCAAAAGTGTAGATAGATTATATGCAGGGAGGAATTTTTGGATTTTATACTGAAAGTTTTGTTACAGCAGTTTAAGCGGTGAGTGCCCTCATTGCTTCTCTAGACAGGAAATTACAAATGACCTATTGTTCACTGTAGAACTGTGATTTGTCGACAAGCATATCAAAAAAGTGCTACAGGGTGAGTGGTTGTCCTATATATCCTTTTTGGTCTTGGAAAAGGTACCTGCTAAAAATCAGCACCTTGTGGGCCCATTGCTCCTTGTCAGTTTGCTAAGAGGCTGTTTGGTTGACCAGTTTTAGTAAAATaggtttacaaaaaaaaaaaaaaaaaaatccaaaatgaaTTAGTTTACAAAAATGACTATTTAGTTTTTATCTATAAAATCTGTTTTGCCAAAATTGTTAAGTCATAAAACCTGAAAAATGAGTTTTATATGGGTCTATCCCCATATTTAAAGCTAGTTTAGAGAAGATCACATTTCATGATCGTCTCTTTAGAAAATCCTACAGGCACCAAATAGCCCCTTGATGTTATAGCATAACTGAAATTGCTAGTCGAGAAAGATCTGTCAAGTTTGTAGGAGATTGTGCCAGaaattgccaaaaaaaaaaaagaaatctaacAATGAACTGGTGGAATGAAGGACCCCAGTAGGAGAAAAAAGCTGCTGTGATGAAAGTTTATCCACTGCAATTATCTCTTTTTGGGTCCCAGGGAGGCATCTCTATCTTCTAGTCGATTGACTTAATGATTTAGGTCTTTTTTGTTCTATTGGGTAAATTTTGTAGCTAGTGATCCTGAATCAGATACCTTGTTTCTTAGACTTGTGCTTCGGTCCTTGTTTAACTGTGAGATGATGTCTCACCTTCattttgctcttctttttcttaaaagaaaaaagcTCCATCTTTTTTTAATGGAGGATTGGTGTTGAAGGGCACCCTTACGAGTAGAAAATGAAGAGGAATATTTGGAAATAAAGAAAGGGAAAAATCAGGAAATGATATTTGTTGAGGTTTTTCCAACACTAAGATACGTAGGGCAGCAGTGGTGGAAGGATGAATGAAGTGGATATGCTCTTATATGGTGCTCTGTGGTCCAAGCATGGCAGTATAGTGACCAGTAACAGCAATAAGCATAACTGAGGATACAAGAGATATGATTTTAAGATAGGTGATGGGTGTGGCCATGTGGTGGTGGGAGGGTTTTTTGAGCGATCCCAAATCGGATGGTTCAAGCCGTGCCAAACTGTACCGATGGAAAACCAATCCGGTTCTGGCATACAACGCAAATGGATctcgaaaaaaatagaaagagaggaaaaggacgAGAGCAAGAGGCTCCGTGGCTGTCAGAGGCCATCCGAGCTCTACTGAGCTCGATAATATCgagggagggaagagagagagaggaagatcaGGAAATCGGGGTTATCGGATGATCGGAGGGACGCCGACGTCGATGCGACTTCTCCAACGGCCGGCGTGCGAGCGTCGAGGGCGGCTGAGGTCGAACAAGCTGAGGACGGCCTCCACCCTCCTCCCGTGCAAACCAGAGGTTCGCTCTTATTCCGTGTTTTTTATTTGGTTTAACGGGTGAAGTCGGCAaccaactttttttttatttgccgattgcagttgatttttttttttaaaaaatattcacccCTTATAACCCCCAAAAGAAAATTGAAACAAGGGCGAACCTCTGTTTCAAAAATGGCCTCCTCCGCTCTCCTTCGACCTTCGCCGCCCCTCAGTCGACCTTCGCTCCCTTAAAGCTGGCTCGTTGGTCGTCGGAGAGCTCGTGGTGGTGTCATCGCTTGTCTGAAGGCCTCCGAGGGCCTCTAGTAATCCGATGAGTTCTccacctctctttttttctctcctctagCCTTATTGAGCTCAGAAAGAGCTCCGACGGCCTCCGACAGCAACTAGACGCTCTCTCTTCTCCCCGAAggccctctttttctctccctttccctctccctctcttccttctcccctctctctcttcctctctttcttctccctctccccttctctgCCATGTTGGTTCGTGCTGGTCTGGTCCGGTACGGACCGGTACCGACTCATACCGCCGGCTGGCTGGCATAGGTCCCAGTGCCGGCTCCGGGAACCTTGGGTGGTGGTGTTCAAATCTCTAGATAACAAGAGGAGAAGACCAGCCATCCATGATTGAAATCATGGGTAAAATGGAATCCATGTGCATCAGAGGAGCCTAAGATTAGACTTTAGTTTATCAATTCTTATCTAGCACATGTTTTAGTTGGTAATATGTCTCCAATTTGTTTCAattgttagttgaaaaataggAATTGGCACTTTCATGATGTGGAATGACCCTTTCGAAGTCCATATGCCAGCTATCATGTAGGTTTAAGCCATACCTTTTACATCATCATTCTGTTCCTGATTAATTAAGGTTAAAAAAAACTGGTTGCCGTTAATTTTTGTGCATAATGGATAGTTGTCTTTCATGCATATAACCGTGGTTGTTTTGCTTAGGATCTTGAAAAGCCAGAAGTTAGGTCATGAGCATCCTTTTAACTTTTAAAGTCTCTAGCATGGTAAATGTGGTATGGAATTTCAAAAGTCAGTTATGCCTGCTATGATGGAATACAGAGtacaggtcaaaattacagaaagTCACACTAGGAATGATACTTTTTATTTGACAATATGGTATCTAGAGGAAGGGTGCCAATGTGACaagtttttttttctctctttcacgTAAAGGCAAGATCCAGTGAATAAATGTTCGGTTTATTGTTATGATATCCAGTAGCTTTCTTTGGGTTAACATGATATGCAGTACTTTCCCCTTTGTTATTTATAAAGTTATATggacttctttctttttttgcttttccTTTTAATGAGAGGCCCAGCTAAGTGAGAAGAGGTAAGAGGTCAAAAACTCTTTTGTGGTTGGTGCTCATTTGATCTTCTAGTTGACAGGGGATCTTCCAATTGGGTTAAAAAGGGAATACAACCTAGTCATCAAGCTCGTTAAGAATTGTCCTATTATGTAACATATGTGGTGATATGGTGGTTGCTTTTGTTTATATCACGACTAGAAGCAATGTGGTGGATAAAATTACATACATGACTGAGTTAATGAATTATTTGGAAGTAGATGGATAGCTTCTTTATTTCCTCTGTCCTTAGAGGTGGGGGATTAAATTTGTCCAAGTTTTTGGTAAAAAAATGTTTATCTGAATATTGTTGAATTCTAAGCAAGGCCATAGTTCTTGAGTTTTGACATTGGTCTCCTAGATAATCAATTTCTGACTTATTGTTTTTTGTATCCTTTTTCATTTAGTTGAGCAATGTACTCAAGTACTTGCAAGTAGGTGGATAGCTTAGAGCCTGTTTGGCATTGTTGTTTTGTTATTTGTTTATCTATAAATTAGTGAAACAACAcatggagattgacgttgaagatggcttTACACAAAATTTCTGCTATCCCTTGTTTCTATTTTCACTCTTTTTTGAAAGCAAGAAATCTTTGCTATCAAAAGTTCTAGACATTTTATAAATAAAACACAAAAGGTTTTCATCATGCATATTCAATCTagtgtgttttttttttattattattcaggTACATAatctagtttgtttttcatctaGTGCTTTCAAAAACAAAAACAGGACAAAAGCAATACCAATCTAGCCCTGATTAATTAAGTTGTAACTCGAAGCTTCTAAGCTATTTAACATTATTACGACAGCAACCATGTAATGTTTTAAACAATTGGTAGCTATGACATACTTAGGGCAATGGAACAACATGTTTGATCTATTGTTTACCCATGGGCTTGTTGTAAATGCGAGGGAAAAGGTGGATAGATTTATGGATATTGCCTGCTTGTTATGGTTGTTGCCTGTTTCTTTCATACATACTATTAGTAGATTCATAGCACTACTGTTATTCTAACGTCGAACAGTGAACGTGTCTCTGGTTTCCTCTGCTTTCTTTTGAGAGAGAGTGTAACGTGGACTCCAACTGAAGAAAGACCTATCttaggaacaaaaaaaaaaaaaaaaaaaattgttgttcATCTATCATATATATCTAAAATGAAGGATAGTTTGtgctttgcttttcttttttccttttttttctttaaccATGTGGACATCGGTATTAACAATGTCATTAATATTGTTCTTTTATTTTGGATAGTAAGCAAGGCTCTTATAGCTGATATAAGAGGAAGATAGGCCTATAATGATACTTATGTATAATGCTTCTATTTTCTATTATGTGTACATATATCTACAATGGAGGTTCAACTTGAATTTCCATCACTATATGGATGTATGTATTAATAATGCTAGCAATACAATTCTTTAGTTTAGATGATGAATAGGCTTTTATTGCTGGTACAAGAATAAAATAGGCACATAATGGTCATTTATTAACAGATATGTGTTGTAAGTGAGTATTACACTACATGTTTCTTGAATGATAAGTCAGTATAAGTGGCAGCTTACTATTCTCAATATGAAGTATCAATTATACTTATATAATTGATATAAGAATATTATCTAGTTAAAATAGATAAGTAATATAGTTATCTAGAATGGTATTGCTATATCAACTTAGATATTTGAGGGAGTTTCAGCACAATCATCATTAAAATTACTTTATGCACCATAAAAATTAGCTATTCAAGTcttctatttattataatttagtaTATTGTTACATTGTATTTCAGGAATAACTGAAAAAGGAGAAAACACTGTTGCCTCCATGCATCTCGGATGTTAGTGATGCTGGTAGTAATGACGGtggatttttcataaaaaattggtGTGTTCTTCGTTCGCTATATAAATGCTAGTATTGCTGATTGAAGTTTCTGTTCAACTATTATGAAAGTTGCTGAACATCATGGCAAAGGCCAGAAAGCAGGTCTTTGGGATGATGAGGGTGGGGTTGTTTGCCAGGGTGTCGCTCAAAGTTGAGGGCATTGCTTGGGATTTAGGATGGGATTGCACCTCTCCAGGCGCTAGTGGCTTGCGCTGACTGAaggtagttgagatatttgtcatCGGTGTCATCAAGAAGCTGACCTCCACGATGACAAGCATGGAGACTAACGAGATAGAGAAGGTGTCAAAAGAGGGAAATCAGTGAACAGGGATGCAGCCTTGTGTCATGGACTTACAGGCTAAAAGGCTTACCTGTTAGGACTAACCCAGACTAATAAACTCTTGTGGCATCTCTTTTTATCAAGTCAATAAAAGACTATGATaatctcccccatccagtcttgtGACACCATTGCCATTTTTTGGCTCCTCCTCAAGAGAGGGGTGGGGGGTGAGGGTCCATGGCTCAAGTCCTCAACACAGAATGGACCCAGCTTTGACACCATTAGTTACGAACTCGCACTCCAAAAAGCTTAAATTGTTGGGAGGACTGGCTATAAACCCAGAGGGATTATAATACCCGGCACCTTCGTTCCGTGGTCAGCGTTTTCCCCTTATtgctctctctattttctttttctttcatcaaTTCTAGAGGAAAGTCAGGCACGTGGATTGAGCTGGACCGACAGAGCCTGTAACAAAGAAACAGGCACTCAGAATCCGCATTCCGTCGAACCAAACCCTTCCAACTTTACGTTCTCGACCCCACGTTCCCATCCGATGATAATTTTCATTCATACGTGCATTCTTCGTGATGCTCCGACCACAGGGGTTTTCTAGTGTGAAGCAGTTCTCATTTGCACCAAAATACGAAGACACGGTTAAGGCAGGGAGAGAGGGTTAGGACTGGGAGCCACAAAGAACCAACCTATCACCACTTAAATGTTACAACAGAAAATACGTCAACAATAACTCCTTCCAATTGTTAAAGGTATGCATTCACAATCATTTCTTATAACAGCACCCAGCAGGTACCAAACATGGTCCCCCTCAGAAAAAAAGAGAGTTAAAGAACCATATGCCCAAAGTAATGGaataaagtacaataaaataaaaaaacttcACCAGAATCTGTTTATTAGGGAGTATTCGGTTCTTTATCCTGCTTGGTATTGTGTACGTGCACGCGTGGGTGGAGAGAACAGGCCAGAAGAACATCTCAATGTACATTTAAAGTCCTGTCATTCTCTCAGGCATATCCACTTGTTTCTTCTGCCACCGTTGCCCAGACATTCGCAACTTTCTCTGCATAACCAACCTGTTGAACATGCAATATGTAAATGCTTACAAGTGGCCAAGTTCCATACAGAATAAGCAATAACAAATGaaacaagcttatgataaaaacaGAGCTTCCTAACTAATAGTAAATGTCAACTAGATGGTTAATGGTTCCATTTCATGTTCAATAACAATCATGAGCGCAGGTAAGGATGTGGCAAGATCATGTAATCGGTGCAGCTTCATTGAAGCATAAAGTGATCGTGTGCATGATGACACTTGCAGTCCCCACGCCGGTGAAACCATGAACACATGTAATTCCAACAAGGTATCATGTATCATGTGGAGAAAACTATGTCATTTAAGCATTACTGAAAGAAGCGGTAAATGTCCTAGGTTTCCTTGATTCCTTCAGCTAAACAAACAGTCATCCAGTTTATGCTTCCTTAACAATTCCAAAACATTAACAGCATCAGTGCGCTTAAAGTAGATCTCAATTACTTTATTCATGAAAAAGAAGGATGAAACAAAAACATAAGGGGTTGTATAACTGTGACCTCGAAACAAAACCATTATATTCTGTTGAGAAACCTTCTAAACTGCAATCAATATGTAAAGCTTCGCATGAATTTTATTTAACAGAATTACAGCACTAGTATTAAATCTTAAATTTCTTCTGAAGGATCATTATTCAAGGAAGATTAATTTCCTGAAAGATAACATCCC contains these protein-coding regions:
- the LOC105044747 gene encoding LOW QUALITY PROTEIN: PRA1 family protein B3 (The sequence of the model RefSeq protein was modified relative to this genomic sequence to represent the inferred CDS: inserted 4 bases in 4 codons) codes for the protein MGSTASPPILPLSAGQPASFSAAGAASTAAGAASTAXISTPAFRRFISRXSDSIRRSLANRRPWSELIDRSAFSRPDSVSEAASRVRKNLSYFRVNYLALLAAVLALSLLSHPFSLLVLLSLLAAWCFLYLFRPTDPPLVILGRTFSDXETLGALVLLTILVVFLTSVGXLLISTLMVGATIVAVHGAFRVPEDLFLDDQEPGGAGSGLLSFLGGAAASAGPAVGV